The Salmo salar chromosome ssa06, Ssal_v3.1, whole genome shotgun sequence sequence GGAGCCCCAGCCAGCGCTCTCCCAGCGGTGCTGGTTACAGACAGGATGGTGGTGCTGGTAGTTCTGCTGGGgctcctcaccctcctcactgCGCTGGTCAACGGTGCCGTCATCACAGCCATCTGCACCACCAAGAAGCTCCACCTACCTGCCAACTACCTCATCTGCTCGCTGGCGTTCACTGACTTTCTGGTGGCTATCCTGGTGATGCCAGTCAGCATCCTCTACATCGCCACGGACACCTGGTCGTTGGGCCAGGTGGTGTGTGAGGCCTGGCTGAGCGTGGACATGACCTGCTGCACCTGCTCCATCCTGCACCTGTGTGTCATAGCGCTGGACCGCTACTGGGCTATCACCAAGGCCATTGAGTACGCCCGCAAGAGGTCAGCCCGCCGGGCAGCTGTCATGGTGGGCATCATCTGGGTCATCTCAGTCTTCATATCTATACCGCCCCTCTTCTGGAGACACAGGCCCGGTAGCCATGGCCCAAAACAGTGCATCATAGAGCACAACCATGTGGGCTACACCATTTACTCCACTTTTGGGGCATTTTACATCCCCATGACCCTTATTCTCATATTGTACTATAGGATTTACAATGCCGCAAAGACACTTTACCAAAAACGGGTCTCGTCGCGGCACCTGAGCAGCCAGAACTCTCTAAACCACTGCCGTGTGGCACACACCTTCTGCGTATCGGACCTGTCCACCTCAGACCCCACTCTGGAGTTTGACAGGCTCAATGTCACCATGCGTATCCCTTCATTTGAGACAGAGATGGAGGCGGCAGATGAGAGGCACCAGATCTGTACCTCCAGGGAGAGGAAGGCAGCACGTATCCTGGGCCTCATCCTTGGGGCTTTTATCCTCTGCTGGATGCCTTTCTTTCTGAAGGAGCTTCTTGTAGGCTTACAGGTCATAACTGCCTCCCCACATGTATCTGACTTCTTAACCTGGCTGGGCTACATCAACTCACTCATTAACCCTCTCCTTTACACCAGCTTTAATGAGGATTTTAAGTTGGCCTTTAAGAAACTGCTCAGACGAAAGGAGCATGCATAGGTTTGCAGGCCCAGGTTGAACGTACAGTATTGTCCCATCAGAGAATGTATTAGGGAAAGTTACATGCAGTGTGTCCATTGGCTATATGACTTGTGTGATGTTGTGCGTTTCTAAATAAAAGTCTTAAATGATCTGCTTCTTATTCTTTGCTGAAACACAAACTTTGACCAAGAATAATCATGGCTCATAAATGCATATCCATACACAAAgacatacagtcaggtccaaaatgatttgcacccttgataaagatgagcaaaaaagactgtataaaatatataataccaatactgagctacagtatactgtatgctccaaaaaaaaatgtatttgatcctaATACAATTGTTCAGAAAaaaagattttgtttaacaagaaatgtgcctttttctaaaatgttttatgagattggagaacacgctggtagggatcttagaccatccctccatacagaatctttccagatccttgatatccttcatctgcacttatggactgcccccttcaattcaaaccacaggtggGAGACAGTCTGGAGACATTGGAAAAATGTAgatttttgtggtcaattaacaatttctttgtggactttgatgtgtgcttagggttattgtcttgctggtaGATCAACTTgctgccaagtttcagcctcctggcagaggcaaccaggattttggctaaaatgtcctggtactgggtaacgTTCATGATCCTGTTGACTTTAACATTAACcaatggaagcaaaatagccccataacatcaaagatccaccactatGTTTTACTGTAGGTATGAGATACTTTTCTGCCTATGCATCCTTATTTCAACGCCAAAtccaccactggtgtgtgtgacTAAAGAGctatattttcatgtcatctgaccatagcactggTTCCAATGTTTCAAAAGTGTTGCATATAGATTTGTTGTCATTTTATTGCTTTGAAATGTATAGGAATGAAGGATGTAGGTAATGTTGTCAGTCTGGTGTAGAAGGATTGTTCTACTCAGTTATATCACCAGCTGGCTGTTCTGTGTGCAATGAGTTTTGAATATTTGTGTTATTTACACACCAGGTAAATTTGTAGTAGTAGTGATATACAACATTTCATTATTTGACATCCGGGTGTTTGCATTTGTTGGAGGACATGAAAATAGAGTtctttggccacacacacaccagtggtgagTTCCGTGTAGAAAGAAGACTGCAC is a genomic window containing:
- the LOC106607907 gene encoding 5-hydroxytryptamine receptor 1E, yielding MEMERYHGDSSTGPNITNSTGAPASALPAVLVTDRMVVLVVLLGLLTLLTALVNGAVITAICTTKKLHLPANYLICSLAFTDFLVAILVMPVSILYIATDTWSLGQVVCEAWLSVDMTCCTCSILHLCVIALDRYWAITKAIEYARKRSARRAAVMVGIIWVISVFISIPPLFWRHRPGSHGPKQCIIEHNHVGYTIYSTFGAFYIPMTLILILYYRIYNAAKTLYQKRVSSRHLSSQNSLNHCRVAHTFCVSDLSTSDPTLEFDRLNVTMRIPSFETEMEAADERHQICTSRERKAARILGLILGAFILCWMPFFLKELLVGLQVITASPHVSDFLTWLGYINSLINPLLYTSFNEDFKLAFKKLLRRKEHA